DNA from Luoshenia tenuis:
GCTGGATATTGATGCTTCCAAGATCAACATGGAATCCCGCCTGATCGAAGATCTGAAGGCCGATTCTCTGGACCTGGTGGAGCTGGTCATGGATCTGGAGCAGGAGTACGACCTGGAGATCGCGGATGAAGAGCTGGAGAGCATGAAGACGGTTGCCGATATCGTCACGTTTATCGAGCAGCACTCTTAATTACAACGAATTCGGGCGGGCCCGGGGATTATGCCCCCGGGCCTTGATCGTGCTATTGTGCTATAGGGATGAGGAAAAATGGCGTATACCAAAGAACAATTTGAAGCGGATATCGGCCATCGCTTTTTAGACAGGCAGCTGCTGCGCTCTGCGCTGACGCATTCCTCCTATGCAGGCCGGCCGGAGGATTGGCCGCATAACGAACGGCTGGAATACCTTGGCGACGCCGTGGTGGAACTGGCGGTGAGCGATTGGCTGTATAACCATATCCCGCCGCTTCCCGAGGGGCAGATGACCCAGGCACGGGCGCAGAGCGTGTGCGAGGCGGCGCTGGCCGGGTGTGCGCGGCAGATCAGGCTGGGTGAGCTGCTGTATTTAGGCAGGGGCGAAGAGCTGACCCATGGACGGGAGAAAAACTCCATCCTTTCAGACGCGTTTGAAGCCTTAGTGGGCGCTTTATATCAGGATGCGGGGTTTGATTTTGCCAAAGATTTTGTGCTGCGTGCCGTAGGTCCGCTGCTGATCACAGCGCTAAACGGCGAAAATCAGGATTGTAAGACCCAGCTGCAAGAGCGGCTTAAACAGCTGCAAAGGGGCGATCCGGAGTATGTGATCCTTTCAAGCGAAGGCCCCAGCCACCGCCCGGTCTTTACCGCTGCGGTGGAGGCGGACGGACAGCGCCTGGGCCTTGGGCAGGGCGGCAGTAAAAAGGAAGCGGAGCAGGCTGCGGCTGCTGAAGCACTAGAGTGCCTGAAGGGGTAAATCTATAGAAAATAATGGCTTGAGTGCCGGCAATTTGTTTTAGTATCCGTTCCAGTCATAGCGCCATTTGTTGAACAACTACCTGTTTGCTGAAAATTTTTTAGGTAATTCAGTTGCATATTACAGGGCTTTTAGAATGCAGCCTTGTGCATTTTGAAGGAGACAGCCATGAGGGAAGCGGTGCCCAAACACCAGGTTATTGAATATCTGAAAGAGGAACCTTTTTATATCGCAAACGTTCGTTTTTCTGCAGTAAATGATTATTATGCAATAAATAGTCATTGGCATGAAGAGCTGGAGATCGCCTATATTTTAGAAGGAAATCCACACCATTATATTGATGGAGAATGCATTCAATCTGAAGCCGGGAGATTGATTGTTACAAATTCGGAAAGTGTGCATCATGTGACATGCGAGTTTGAACATTCCAGGGAAGAGGCGATATCTGCAGTTGTTCTATTGATCCATAACCGTTTTATTATGGAAAATTTCCCTGAGTACGGGACACTATGGTTTACCAATAATAAAAGACAGACCAAGCCGGAGATTAGAGATATTATGCTTTGGCTTTCTGCGTATGCTGAGAAAAAGGAACACCGCCCGCAAGAATATCTTTATGTTAAGGGATTATTGCTGCAATTACTCTACTATATGTATGAAGAAGGCATAGTTTCTCGAAAAGATCAGACCGCCATTGTCAAACGTCAGAATATACAGCCGTTAAAGGACATTTTGGTTTATGTGGAAGAACACTATCAATTGCCTCTCGCTCAGGCAGATGTTGCAAATCAGTTCTACTTGTCTCAACAGTATTTTTCGCGTTATTTCAAACAATGCACAGGTATAACTTTTACAGAACATATAACGCGATATCGGTTAGAAAAAGCAATAAAAGAGTTGCGAGATACGGATAAGCGTATTGTAGATATTGCACTGGATAACGGCTTTACAGAAGAAAGGCGATTTGCCTTTGC
Protein-coding regions in this window:
- the acpP gene encoding acyl carrier protein — protein: MVFEKVATRIAKQLDIDASKINMESRLIEDLKADSLDLVELVMDLEQEYDLEIADEELESMKTVADIVTFIEQHS
- the rnc gene encoding ribonuclease III; the protein is MAYTKEQFEADIGHRFLDRQLLRSALTHSSYAGRPEDWPHNERLEYLGDAVVELAVSDWLYNHIPPLPEGQMTQARAQSVCEAALAGCARQIRLGELLYLGRGEELTHGREKNSILSDAFEALVGALYQDAGFDFAKDFVLRAVGPLLITALNGENQDCKTQLQERLKQLQRGDPEYVILSSEGPSHRPVFTAAVEADGQRLGLGQGGSKKEAEQAAAAEALECLKG
- a CDS encoding AraC family transcriptional regulator; amino-acid sequence: MREAVPKHQVIEYLKEEPFYIANVRFSAVNDYYAINSHWHEELEIAYILEGNPHHYIDGECIQSEAGRLIVTNSESVHHVTCEFEHSREEAISAVVLLIHNRFIMENFPEYGTLWFTNNKRQTKPEIRDIMLWLSAYAEKKEHRPQEYLYVKGLLLQLLYYMYEEGIVSRKDQTAIVKRQNIQPLKDILVYVEEHYQLPLAQADVANQFYLSQQYFSRYFKQCTGITFTEHITRYRLEKAIKELRDTDKRIVDIALDNGFTEERRFAFAFKKFYGVSPLQYRRQLHASDKKDDLIK